A stretch of Pseudoclavibacter chungangensis DNA encodes these proteins:
- the resB gene encoding cytochrome c biogenesis protein ResB, which translates to MSRPSDHVDAGRIGFEQRDRKPARTSGPVGPLGRIVGFLRAMWRQLTSMRVALLLLLLLAVAAVPGSLVPQRSSDPNGVTQYFATEPELAPVLDKLQMFDVYGSVWFTAIYLLLFVSLVGCIIPRISHHWKALRTPPPTTPARLERLDAYSTLRLDHIAAEHRGEVIAQAKALLDKRGYRTVLVDKGTRGLSVSAERGYLRETGNLVFHIAMLGIIIAVGIGGGFSWQAQRVVVEGQTFVNDLVSYSSFTPGRFFSPEQLTPYAMRLDSFDITYESTNPNAIGQPTDFAANVTVIDPDGTTANDTVRVNAPLRYDDTNVYLLGNGYAPQITVRDPNGAVVFEDNVPFLPQDNNLTSLGVVKVPDGLQQQLGMIGFFYPSAVELDSGAYSSDHPDLRDPLLTLNVYEGDLGIDDGVPRSVYSLETETLTQLAGGDTGTRALQLRPGETVELPGGRGTVTLGDIPRFASFDVHHDPTQLPVLTCAILIVAGLLVALLVPRRRMWVKAIPQPDGTLLVEYAGLNRGEDPQLAVAVNELLDAHSEGLVGYLEDPPPPQTNEGTT; encoded by the coding sequence ATGTCGCGCCCATCTGATCACGTCGACGCGGGGCGGATCGGGTTCGAGCAGCGCGATCGCAAACCCGCGCGCACCTCCGGGCCCGTGGGGCCGCTCGGCCGCATCGTCGGGTTCCTGCGCGCCATGTGGCGACAGCTCACGAGCATGCGCGTCGCGCTCCTGCTGCTTCTGCTGCTCGCCGTCGCCGCAGTGCCGGGCTCGCTCGTCCCGCAGCGCTCGAGCGACCCCAACGGCGTCACCCAGTACTTCGCGACCGAACCCGAACTCGCGCCCGTGCTCGACAAGCTGCAGATGTTCGACGTCTACGGCTCGGTCTGGTTCACCGCGATCTACCTGCTGCTGTTCGTGTCCCTCGTCGGCTGCATCATCCCGCGCATCTCCCACCACTGGAAGGCACTGCGCACCCCGCCACCGACGACACCGGCTCGCCTCGAGCGGCTCGACGCGTACTCCACCCTCCGACTCGACCACATCGCCGCCGAGCACCGCGGCGAGGTGATCGCGCAGGCCAAGGCCCTCCTCGACAAACGCGGCTACCGCACCGTGCTCGTCGACAAGGGCACACGCGGACTGTCCGTCTCCGCCGAACGCGGCTACCTGCGCGAGACCGGCAACCTCGTGTTCCATATCGCGATGCTCGGCATCATCATCGCCGTCGGCATCGGCGGCGGCTTCTCGTGGCAGGCGCAACGCGTCGTCGTCGAAGGGCAGACCTTCGTCAACGATCTCGTCAGCTACTCGTCCTTCACGCCCGGCCGCTTCTTCTCGCCCGAGCAGCTGACGCCCTACGCGATGCGACTCGACTCGTTCGACATCACCTACGAGTCGACCAACCCCAACGCGATCGGGCAGCCGACCGACTTCGCGGCGAACGTCACCGTCATCGACCCCGACGGGACGACCGCGAACGACACCGTGCGCGTCAACGCGCCCCTGCGGTACGACGACACGAACGTGTACCTGCTCGGAAACGGCTACGCCCCGCAGATCACGGTGCGGGACCCGAACGGCGCGGTCGTGTTCGAGGACAACGTGCCGTTCCTCCCGCAGGACAACAACCTCACGAGCCTCGGTGTCGTGAAGGTGCCCGACGGGCTCCAACAGCAGCTCGGCATGATCGGCTTCTTCTACCCGAGCGCGGTCGAACTCGACTCGGGCGCCTACTCGTCCGACCACCCGGACCTGCGCGATCCGCTCCTCACGCTCAACGTCTACGAGGGCGACCTCGGCATCGACGACGGTGTGCCCAGGAGCGTCTACTCGCTCGAGACGGAGACGCTCACGCAACTCGCGGGCGGCGACACGGGCACCCGCGCACTCCAGCTCCGGCCCGGCGAGACCGTCGAGCTCCCCGGCGGCCGCGGCACCGTGACCCTCGGCGACATCCCCCGATTCGCCTCGTTCGACGTCCACCACGATCCGACGCAGCTGCCCGTGCTCACCTGCGCGATCCTCATCGTGGCGGGGCTCCTCGTTGCACTGCTCGTGCCGCGCCGACGCATGTGGGTCAAGGCGATCCCACAGCCCGACGGCACCCTGCTCGTCGAATACGCCGGCCTCAACCGCGGCGAGGACCCGCAACTCGCGGTCGCCGTGAACGAACTGCTCGACGCACATTCGGAAGGCCTCGTAGGCTACCTCGAAGACCCACCACCCCCGCAGACGAACGAAGGCACGACGTGA